ACCGATGATCGCGCGCAGCAGGCTGGTCTTGCCCGACCCGTTGGGCCCGACGATGGTGACGATCTCGCCAGGCTCCAGGGTCAGGTCCACATGGCTCAGGACCGTGCGCGCCCCATAGGCCACGCTCAATCCGCGCACGGAAATCAGGCTCATGCGTCAGCCTTTTCGATGCAGGCCGGGCACAGGCCCTCCGCCTCCACCACGGTCTTCTCGATCTGGAACCCTGCCGCCTTCGCCGCCGCCCCCAGCGCCCCGCGCGAGGGCGGCGATTGCGCCTCCGCCACCGCGTCGCACAGCCTGCAGATCATGAAGGCGGGCGAATGCCGCTCGGTCGGATGGGCGCAGGCCACGAAGGCATTGAGCCGCTCGATCTTGTGCACGAACCCGTGCTCGGACAGGAAATCGAGCGCCCGGTACGCCACCGGCGGCTGGGAACCGAACCCCGCCTCCCGCAGAAGATCGAGGATCGCATAGGCCCCAAGTGCCCGATGCTCGCGCAACAGAAGCTCCAGCACCTTGCGCCGCACCGGCGTCAGACGCAGCCCTTCGGCGGCACAACGCGCCTCGGCCGCCGCAAGCGCCTGGCTGACACAGGCACCGTGGTCGTGCTTCTCGAACCCGATCGGGGCCGCATTTTCCGCCGACATGCCCATGTCCTCGCTTGTCATGTTATTATATATCATATATTCCGCTGGTAACGTTATAAGATCACAAGGGGGCACCGATGTCCAGAAACCTGACCACTCTCTGCGTTGCAACCACCCTGCTTGGTGGCACCGCCCTGGCGGATGTGCCGACCGTGGCCACCGACATCGCGCCGGTCCACGCCCTCGTGGCCCGCGTCATGGACGGCGTCGGCACCCCCACCCTGATCCTGCCCCCCGGCGCCTCGCCCCATGAATACAGCCTGCGCCCGTCCGAGGCCGCCGCGTTGCAGGACGCCGACCTCGTGTTCTGGATGGGCGCGGACCTCGCCCCCTGGATGGAAGACGCCGTCGCGACCCTCGCCACCAACGCCCGTGTCACGACCCTGCTGGACGCCGAAGAGACCACCCTGCTGCCCTTCCGCGAGGGCGCCCTGTTCGAAGCCCACGATCATGATCATGGCGACGAGGAGCATGACCACGCGAGCCATGACCATGACCATGACCATGACCACGCGGAACATGATAACGCGCACGACCACGACCATGATCACACGCACGACTCTTCGGAAAAGGCCGCCAGCCACGATCACGCCCATGACGATCACGACCACGAAACCCACGCCGGCCACGACCACGGCGAACACGACCCCCATGCCTGGCTCTCGCCGCAGAACGCCGCGGCCTGGCTGACCCTGATCGCCACACAACTCTCCACCGCCGACCCGGACAACGCCGCGACCTACTTCACCAACGCCACCGAGGGCCGCACCGAACTCGACGCCCTCTCGGCAGAGGTGGCAGAGATCCTCGCCCCCGCCCGCGGCGGCAGCTTCATCGTCTTCCACGACGCCTACCAGTATTTCGAAACCGCCTTCGACTTCCCCGCCTCCGGAGCGATCTCGCTCAGCGACGCTACCGATCCCAGCCCCGCCCGCATCGCCGAGATCCGCGACCGGGTCCGGGACGAGGGGATTACCTGCGTGCTGGCCGAGCCGCAATTCAACGCCGGGCTGGTGGACACCGTGCTCGACGGCACCGAGGCCAGAACCGGCGTGATCGACCCGATCGGGATCGA
The Dinoroseobacter shibae DFL 12 = DSM 16493 genome window above contains:
- a CDS encoding transcriptional repressor; this translates as MTSEDMGMSAENAAPIGFEKHDHGACVSQALAAAEARCAAEGLRLTPVRRKVLELLLREHRALGAYAILDLLREAGFGSQPPVAYRALDFLSEHGFVHKIERLNAFVACAHPTERHSPAFMICRLCDAVAEAQSPPSRGALGAAAKAAGFQIEKTVVEAEGLCPACIEKADA
- a CDS encoding zinc ABC transporter substrate-binding protein, with product MSRNLTTLCVATTLLGGTALADVPTVATDIAPVHALVARVMDGVGTPTLILPPGASPHEYSLRPSEAAALQDADLVFWMGADLAPWMEDAVATLATNARVTTLLDAEETTLLPFREGALFEAHDHDHGDEEHDHASHDHDHDHDHAEHDNAHDHDHDHTHDSSEKAASHDHAHDDHDHETHAGHDHGEHDPHAWLSPQNAAAWLTLIATQLSTADPDNAATYFTNATEGRTELDALSAEVAEILAPARGGSFIVFHDAYQYFETAFDFPASGAISLSDATDPSPARIAEIRDRVRDEGITCVLAEPQFNAGLVDTVLDGTEARTGVIDPIGIDLTPGPDLYPQLIRNMATTLAGCL